A genome region from Populus alba chromosome 5, ASM523922v2, whole genome shotgun sequence includes the following:
- the LOC118061875 gene encoding DEAD-box ATP-dependent RNA helicase 45 codes for MEDVKPKSRKNDYLARKEEKEDSKRINRDRDRERNGERHRDREKRERENSKCSERDKSSDSDDKEREKEKHRVRGRDDRATRSRVDDRERVKGRKRDRDREERDRERDIVTEEKKEREREKEKEKERAREKDRESGKREREREKDRERERRERDREERERERSREKRERRTKEREKHRELSNDNDDDSGERDSKLRRRDNDDSKARVHEQSISRSNRHMDNSEESLRKKSGKEDVDKNESKTREDELEEEQKKLDEEMEKRRRRVQEWQELRRKKEETESEKGGEEANVDESKSGKTWTLEGESDDEEAPPTGKSDMDMEQEENAIPDKEAGDAMVVDTENDISAPQSEVDAVNGDEEIDPLDAFMNSMVLPEVEMLNNAVVTQTADDNKADSKKKDKKDEGINGGQRKKGSHKSLGRIIPGEDSDSDHGDLENSEVPLEDEDDDEFMKRVKKTKAEKLSIVDHSKIDYSPFRKNFYIEVKEILRMTPEEVTAYRKLLELKIHGKDVPKPIKTWHQTGLTSKILETIKKLNYEKPMTIQAQALPIIMSGRDCIGIAKTGSGKTLAFVLPMLRHIKDQPPVEAGEGPIGLIMAPTRELVQQIHSDVRKFTKALGIRCVPVYGGSGVAQQISELKRGTEIVVCTPGRMIDILCTSGGKITNLRRVTYLVMDEADRMFDMGFEPQITRIVQNIRPDHQTVLFSATFPRQVETLARKVLNKPVEIQVGGRSVVNKDINQLVEVRPEGERWFRLLELLGVWSEKGKILVFVQSQDKCDALFRDLLKFGHPCLSLHGAKDQTDRESTISDFKSNVCNLLIATSVAARGLDVKDLELVINYDVPNHYEDYVHRVGRTGRAGRKGCAITFFSEDDARYAPDLVKALELSEQVVPQDLKALADGFMVKVNQGLEQAHGTGYGGSGFKFNEEEDEKRMAAKKAQAREYGFEEEKSDSEDEDEVVRKAGGDISQQAALAQQIAALAAVSKIPAPVAPTPHSVTQLLSNGGLPVPLNQGPAVASVTGLPFAHNNEAAARAAAMAAAMNLQHNLARIQADAMPEHYEAELEINDFPQNARWKVTHKETLGPISDWTGAAITTRGQFFPPGKVPGPGDRKLYLFIEGPTEQSVKRAKADLKHVLEDITNQTYQLPGGAQPGKYSVV; via the coding sequence ATGGAGGATGTGAAAcctaaatctagaaaaaatgattatttggcACGGAAGGAGGAGAAAGAGGATTCTAAGAGGATTAATCGAGATAGAGACAGGGAGAGGAACGGAGAGAGGCacagagacagagagaagagagaacgCGAAAACAGTAAGTGTTCCGAGAGAGACAAGAGTAGTGATTCTGATGACAAGGAAAGGGAGAAAGAGAAGCACAGAGTCAGAGGCAGGGATGATAGGGCAACAAGGAGTAGGGTTGATGATAGAGAGAGAGTTAAGGGCAGGAAGAGAGATAGagacagagaagagagagaCAGGGAGAGGGACATAGTgacagaggagaagaaggagagggagagggagaaggagaaggagaaggagagggCTAGGGAGAAAGATAGAGAAAGTGGGAAGAGGGAACGTGAGAGGGAGAAAGACAGAGAAAGGGAGAGGAGGGAGCGTGACAGAGAAGAGCGAGAAAGGGAGAGGAGCAGGGAGAAGAGGGAGAGGAGGACTAAGGAAAGGGAGAAGCATAGGGAATTGAGTAATGACAATGATGATGACTCCGGGGAGCGTGATAGTAAACTGCGAAGGAGAGACAATGATGACTCCAAGGCGAGAGTGCATGAGCAGAGCATTAGCAGGTCAAACAGGCACATGGATAACAGTGAAGAGAGCCTAAGGAAAAAGAGTGGCAAGGAGGACGTTGATAAGAACGAGAGTAAAACCCGAGAAGATGAATTAGAGGAGGAGCAGAAGAAATTGGATGAGGAGATggagaagaggaggagaagagTCCAGGAATGGCAAGAGCTGAgaaggaagaaggaagaaacTGAGAGTGAAAAGGGTGGGGAAGAAGCCAATGTTGATGAATCTAAGAGTGGTAAAACCTGGACTCTTGAAGGAGAATCTGACGATGAAGAAGCACCTCCCACTGGCAAATCCGATATGGACATGGAGCAGGAGGAAAATGCAATACCTGATAAAGAAGCTGGAGATGCAATGGTGGTGGACACCGAGAATGACATTTCTGCTCCACAAAGTGAGGTTGATGCTGTTAATGGGGATGAGGAAATTGATCCATTAGATGCTTTCATGAATTCTATGGTCTTACCTGAGGTTGAGATGCTAAACAATGCTGTGGTTACTCAAACTGCTGATGATAATAAAGCAGACTCAAAGAAGAAAGATAAGAAGGATGAAGGAATAAATGGAGGACAGCGGAAGAAAGGCTCTCATAAATCTCTAGGGAGAATTATTCCTGGAGAAGATTCTGATTCAGACCACGGGGACCTTGAAAATAGTGAAGTTCCTTTAGAAGATGAGGATGATGACGAGTTCATGAAGAGggtgaagaaaacaaaagctgaGAAACTGTCCATTGTTGACCACTCAAAGATTGATTACAGTCCTTTCCGCAAGAATTTCTATATTGAAGTGAAGGAGATCTTGAGGATGACTCCTGAGGAGGTTACTGCTTATAGGAAACTACTGGAGTTGAAAATACATGGAAAGGATGTGCCGAAACCAATTAAAACTTGGCACCAGACAGGACTCACAAGTAAAATTTTGGAGACAATAAAGAAACTTAATTATGAGAAACCCATGACAATTCAAGCTCAGGCACTGCCTATAATTATGAGTGGACGGGACTGCATAGGCATTGCGAAAACTGGTTCTGGTAAAACCCTTGCATTCGTTCTGCCAATGCTGAGGCATATCAAGGACCAGCCTCCTGTAGAAGCTGGAGAAGGACCGATTGGGCTTATAATGGCGCCCACAAGGGAGCTTGTGCAGCAGATCCACAGTGATGTTAGGAAGTTTACTAAGGCCCTGGGTATAAGATGTGTGCCTGTTTATGGAGGTTCTGGTGTTGCCCAACAAATTAGTGAATTGAAACGGGGGACAGAGATAGTTGTCTGTACTCCAGGCAGGATGATTGACATACTTTGCACCAGCGGAGGGAAAATCACTAATCTTCGTAGAGTTACATATCTGGTTATGGATGAAGCTGACCGGATGTTTGACATGGGATTCGAACCTCAAATCACTAGAATTGTCCAAAATATTCGTCCAGATCATCAAACTGTACTCTTTTCTGCCACTTTCCCTCGGCAGGTTGAAACTTTGGCTCGTAAAGTACTGAACAAACCTGTGGAAATACAGGTAGGTGGGCGGAGTGTGGTGAATAAGGACATCAATCAGCTGGTTGAGGTAAGACCAGAAGGTGAAAGGTGGTTTAGGTTGTTAGAACTACTTGGTGTATGGAGCGAGAAGGgaaaaattttggtttttgtcCAATCACAGGACAAATGTGATGCGTTGTTTAGGGACTTGCTGAAGTTTGGTCATCCTTGCCTCTCACTTCATGGGGCTAAGGATCAGACGGACCGTGAATCCACCATTTCGGATTTTAAGAGCAACGTCTGCAATTTGTTGATTGCAACAAGTGTTGCAGCCAGAGGTTTAGATGTGAAGGATCTAGAACTGGTGATCAATTATGATGTTCCAAATCATTACGAGGATTATGTTCACCGTGTTGGTCGGACCGGCCGAGCTGGTCGCAAAGGCTGCGCCATCACTTTTTTCTCCGAGGATGATGCGAGATATGCACCGGATCTTGTAAAAGCATTAGAACTCTCTGAGCAAGTTGTTCCACAAGACTTgaaagcccttgctgatggttTTATGGTGAAAGTGAATCAGGGTCTGGAGCAAGCCCATGGAACTGGTTATGGTGGAAGTGGTTTTAAATTCAACGAGGAAGAGGATGAAAAGAGGATGGCGGCAAAGAAAGCACAAGCAAGAGAATATGGCTTCGAGGAAGAGAAGTCTGATtcagaagatgaagatgaagttgTTCGGAAGGCAGGTGGTGACATCTCACAGCAGGCTGCCCTTGCTCAGCAGATAGCTGCTCTTGCTGCTGTCTCAAAAATCCCTGCACCTGTGGCACCAACTCCTCACTCTGTTACTCAATTACTTTCTAATGGTGGATTACCTGTTCCTCTCAATCAAGGTCCAGCAGTTGCATCTGTGACTGGGCTGCCTTTTGCTCATAATAATGAAGCTGCAGCCAGGGCAGCAGCAATGGCAGCCGCCATGAATTTGCAACACAACCTGGCAAGGATCCAAGCTGATGCAATGCCTGAACATTATGAAGCAGAGCTggaaatcaatgattttcccCAAAATGCTCGGTGGAAGGTTACCCACAAGGAAACTTTGGGCCCAATTTCAGATTGGACTGGTGCTGCCATTACCACCAGGGGGCAGTTTTTCCCACCAGGCAAGGTGCCCGGACCAGGAGATCGCAAGCTGTACCTGTTCATTGAGGGCCCTACTGAGCAGTCTGTTAAGAGAGCTAAAGCTGATCTAAAACATGTTTTGGAAGACATCACGAACCAAACATATCAACTTCCTGGTGGAGCTCAACCAGGCAAATACTCGGTTGTATAA